The proteins below come from a single Natranaerofaba carboxydovora genomic window:
- a CDS encoding 2-hydroxyacyl-CoA dehydratase subunit D, producing the protein MKKNNNLIGWFCTYVPEELIHAAGFTPHRILPYNEGSRKDKYLPPNFCPYVRNIIEKIEQDKNSFEGLIVANSCNAMLHLYNVVKENFDLPVHLLHVPRLNTKAACEYFAFQIKNLKIFLENINGNVTTESLAETIKLYHKTAEILKNNWPHLNLAFPLKIASDYSTDVFDFFDDLYYSDRCGFNSRLENTNFSALSAEKVEDENDKYKNEDSNDYILLEGALPSKSLLNMISNEIEEEIIMDNCLSNRYLVSQRTSNLTDIYNTAQNLDDLLYYLASIYLNKPSCPRIFSSSNERTEIFSSLLNNYNIKAVIYHKLSFCDFSNYEYLRLKNLIQHTYNNKIPILKINTELEEQESGQFKTRLDAFLEMIE; encoded by the coding sequence ATGAAAAAAAATAATAATCTAATAGGATGGTTTTGTACATATGTACCGGAGGAGCTGATACATGCAGCCGGGTTCACTCCTCATAGAATCCTTCCTTATAATGAAGGTAGTAGAAAGGATAAATACCTTCCTCCTAATTTTTGCCCTTATGTAAGAAATATTATTGAAAAAATAGAGCAAGACAAAAATTCTTTTGAAGGTTTAATTGTTGCTAACTCCTGTAATGCAATGCTTCATTTATACAATGTGGTCAAGGAAAATTTTGATCTGCCCGTACATCTTTTACATGTACCCCGGCTAAATACAAAAGCAGCATGCGAATACTTTGCTTTTCAAATTAAAAATCTAAAAATATTCCTAGAAAATATAAATGGTAATGTTACAACTGAAAGCTTAGCAGAAACTATTAAATTGTATCATAAAACAGCAGAGATCTTAAAAAATAACTGGCCGCATCTAAACCTCGCTTTTCCACTAAAAATAGCTTCAGATTATTCAACAGATGTTTTTGACTTTTTTGATGACCTATATTATTCAGATAGGTGTGGCTTTAACTCCAGGTTAGAAAATACAAATTTTTCAGCATTATCTGCAGAAAAAGTAGAAGATGAAAATGATAAATATAAAAATGAAGATAGCAACGACTATATTTTATTAGAGGGAGCCCTTCCATCCAAAAGTCTTTTAAACATGATAAGTAATGAAATAGAAGAAGAAATTATTATGGATAACTGTCTAAGTAACAGGTATTTAGTTAGCCAGAGGACAAGCAATTTGACAGACATTTATAATACAGCCCAAAATTTAGATGATTTGCTCTATTATTTAGCTTCCATTTATCTAAATAAACCATCCTGTCCCAGAATATTTTCTTCTAGTAATGAAAGGACAGAAATATTTAGTTCATTGCTAAATAATTATAATATAAAAGCTGTTATTTATCACAAATTAAGCTTTTGTGATTTTAGCAATTACGAATATCTCAGATTAAAAAACCTAATTCAACATACTTACAATAATAAAATACCTATCTTAAAAATCAACACCGAGTTAGAAGAACAAGAATCCGGTCAGTTTAAGACTAGATTAGATGCCTTTTTGGAAATGATTGAGTAA
- a CDS encoding acyl-CoA dehydratase activase — translation MIVAGIDIGSLSTEAVILKDSEIVDYNITTTGANSKNTAKKVYDDILDKTSTSPSEVKYIVATGYGRISAPFANKQVTEITCHALGINYLNPRIKTVIDIGGQDSKAIKLDEQGNVEDFVMNDKCAAGTGRFLEVMAEALEVSIDDFSHTAERVKKSIPISNMCAVFAESEVVSLIAEGNDKGEIIRGLAEAIGDRTEGFAHRINLEKPIAMTGGVAKNKGIVKVLEERFNSSIFIPEEPQLVGALGAAIKANKLAKKTLNQEW, via the coding sequence ATGATAGTAGCTGGTATTGACATTGGATCTTTGTCAACAGAGGCAGTAATTTTAAAAGACAGTGAAATAGTTGACTACAATATCACTACCACAGGAGCGAACAGCAAAAACACTGCCAAAAAAGTATACGATGATATTCTAGATAAGACAAGCACCAGTCCTTCAGAAGTCAAGTATATTGTAGCTACCGGCTATGGTAGGATAAGTGCGCCCTTTGCTAACAAGCAGGTAACCGAAATAACCTGTCACGCTCTTGGCATCAATTATTTAAACCCACGAATAAAAACTGTAATAGATATCGGAGGGCAAGACAGTAAAGCAATAAAATTAGACGAACAGGGAAATGTTGAAGATTTTGTAATGAATGACAAATGCGCGGCAGGTACTGGAAGATTCTTAGAAGTAATGGCAGAAGCTTTAGAGGTTAGCATCGATGATTTTTCCCATACAGCCGAGAGAGTAAAGAAAAGTATACCTATAAGTAATATGTGTGCTGTATTTGCCGAATCTGAAGTCGTATCATTAATAGCAGAAGGAAATGACAAAGGTGAAATAATCAGAGGGTTAGCCGAAGCAATTGGTGATAGAACAGAAGGTTTTGCACATAGAATTAACTTAGAAAAACCAATTGCTATGACAGGTGGTGTTGCCAAAAACAAAGGGATTGTTAAAGTTTTAGAAGAAAGATTTAATAGTTCAATTTTTATCCCTGAAGAACCCCAATTAGTCGGTGCTCTAGGAGCAGCTATTAAAGCTAATAAGCTCGCCAAAAAAACTCTTAACCAGGAGTGGTAA
- a CDS encoding radical SAM protein has product MLNSEGAKRFLGEKIFNQALNYLEKDPVNNLDKIFDLLTKAPLAPRHRQQIKGVKVAFNNNPAIKEYVERIFNNIDMEVAKVLAMNFFINATFIGVPKQMQLSEKLGYSVPFAFLIDPTSKCNLNCEGCWAGKYEDHNSLSFEDVDRLITEGKELGMYFVAMSGGEPFLWPHLFELCEKHNDVAFMLYTNGTIIDKDIAKKMKEVKNISPAISIEGDRETTDNRRGKGTYDKIMIAMDNLKEVGVPFGFSVTVTRQNCEEVFSDKFVDTMIEKGAVYGWSFHYIPIGSDPDFSRMITPEQRRKLVDRVNQIRNEKPIQIADFWNDGHITGGCIAGARRYFHITASGHVEPCAFVHFYKDTIEGKSLKEILQSPIFSAYQKRQPFSENLYRPCPLIDAPHALKEIVEESDAIPTHEGADAVLKGEEAKKMEEIAAAWEREAEKIKESIE; this is encoded by the coding sequence ATGCTAAACTCAGAAGGAGCAAAGCGCTTTTTAGGAGAAAAGATTTTTAATCAGGCACTTAATTATCTAGAAAAAGATCCTGTGAACAATCTTGATAAAATTTTTGACTTGCTGACTAAAGCTCCCCTTGCTCCAAGGCATCGACAGCAAATTAAAGGTGTTAAAGTAGCATTCAATAATAATCCCGCAATTAAAGAGTATGTAGAGAGGATTTTTAATAATATAGATATGGAAGTGGCAAAAGTTCTTGCCATGAACTTTTTTATCAATGCAACTTTTATTGGGGTACCTAAGCAGATGCAGTTATCAGAAAAACTTGGTTATTCTGTGCCATTTGCCTTTTTGATTGACCCCACTAGTAAATGTAATTTGAACTGTGAAGGATGCTGGGCGGGCAAGTATGAAGACCATAATTCTTTAAGCTTCGAAGATGTAGATAGACTGATAACAGAAGGAAAAGAACTTGGGATGTATTTCGTAGCTATGTCAGGAGGAGAGCCTTTCTTATGGCCGCACTTGTTTGAGTTATGTGAAAAACATAATGATGTAGCATTTATGTTATATACAAATGGTACAATAATTGATAAAGATATTGCTAAAAAGATGAAGGAAGTAAAAAATATTAGTCCCGCAATTAGTATAGAAGGCGACAGGGAAACAACGGACAATAGAAGAGGGAAAGGTACTTATGATAAAATAATGATTGCAATGGATAACTTGAAGGAAGTTGGAGTTCCTTTTGGCTTTAGCGTGACTGTGACAAGACAGAACTGTGAAGAAGTTTTTTCTGATAAATTTGTTGATACAATGATAGAAAAAGGTGCAGTATATGGCTGGTCGTTCCACTATATACCAATTGGAAGTGATCCTGATTTTTCAAGGATGATTACTCCAGAGCAGAGAAGAAAGCTTGTTGATAGGGTTAACCAGATTAGAAATGAGAAACCAATACAGATTGCTGATTTTTGGAATGATGGGCATATAACTGGTGGTTGTATAGCCGGAGCAAGGCGTTATTTCCATATCACAGCAAGTGGCCATGTAGAACCGTGTGCCTTTGTGCACTTCTATAAAGATACTATAGAAGGCAAATCTTTAAAAGAGATACTACAGTCACCGATATTTAGCGCTTATCAAAAAAGACAGCCTTTTAGTGAAAATCTGTATAGGCCCTGTCCGCTGATAGATGCACCTCATGCTTTGAAGGAAATTGTTGAAGAATCAGATGCTATACCTACACATGAAGGTGCTGATGCTGTGTTAAAAGGGGAAGAAGCCAAGAAGATGGAAGAGATAGCAGCAGCATGGGAAAGAGAAGCAGAAAAGATTAAGGAATCAATAGAATAA
- a CDS encoding cobyrinate a,c-diamide synthase — translation MSKRPRLVIAAPQSGSGKTTVTLAVMKRLVDEGYNVQGFKVGPDYIDTSYYQGITSNPGRNLDSWMTSKYMVKEFFQEGSEKADISVIEGVMGLFDGYSGKDDRGSTAQIAKELNAPVILVVDAKSQARSVAALLHGFYHFDPDVDLKGVIFNKVGSDRHFTYLKEALSSTDLPIGIIGYFPREENLVLPERHLGLVPFLEQNESKEINTFMDSLSNISNKYLDSEKLVKLAYSAPEWEQIQPNFFVKRGSGNTDKNNPSIANDKKNVVTVAYDKAFSFYYQENLEWLEKQGLNLVYVSPLRDEKLPENTKSLYIGGGFPELFTKELSENKNFIDSVRQLAESGAPILAECGGLMYLCEELENIEGDSYELVGLVPAKIQMKDKLKALGYREGKSKVNNFFLNKDEAVRGHEFRYSEMVAKDEESFPWAYELSGRFGTRKEGYSKENILASYLHVHLGSNPEAGLNWVESIKKN, via the coding sequence ATGAGTAAACGTCCTAGACTTGTAATTGCAGCACCACAAAGCGGAAGTGGTAAAACAACAGTAACTCTGGCTGTTATGAAACGTTTAGTGGATGAAGGATATAATGTTCAGGGTTTTAAAGTTGGGCCTGACTATATTGATACTAGCTATTATCAAGGGATAACATCAAATCCAGGAAGAAACTTAGATTCATGGATGACTTCAAAATACATGGTTAAAGAGTTTTTTCAGGAAGGATCAGAGAAAGCAGATATTTCGGTAATAGAAGGAGTTATGGGTTTATTTGACGGTTATAGTGGCAAGGACGACAGGGGTAGTACAGCCCAGATTGCAAAAGAGCTAAATGCCCCTGTCATTTTGGTAGTAGACGCTAAAAGCCAGGCAAGAAGTGTGGCTGCACTTTTGCATGGCTTTTATCATTTTGACCCAGATGTGGATTTAAAAGGCGTTATTTTTAACAAAGTAGGTAGTGACAGACATTTTACCTACTTAAAAGAAGCGTTATCTTCTACTGATTTGCCTATCGGGATAATTGGTTATTTCCCTAGAGAAGAAAATTTAGTACTTCCAGAAAGACATTTGGGACTAGTACCTTTCCTTGAGCAAAATGAAAGTAAAGAGATAAATACTTTTATGGACTCTCTGTCAAATATCTCGAATAAATACTTAGATTCAGAAAAGCTCGTTAAACTAGCCTATAGTGCGCCAGAGTGGGAGCAGATTCAACCTAATTTTTTTGTTAAAAGAGGATCAGGTAATACAGATAAAAATAATCCAAGTATTGCAAATGACAAAAAAAATGTTGTAACTGTTGCCTATGATAAAGCTTTTAGTTTTTATTACCAGGAAAATTTGGAATGGTTAGAAAAACAGGGACTTAACCTGGTTTATGTTTCTCCTTTGAGGGATGAAAAGTTACCTGAAAACACAAAAAGTTTATATATAGGCGGTGGGTTTCCTGAATTATTCACAAAAGAGTTAAGCGAAAACAAAAATTTCATTGATAGCGTGAGACAATTAGCAGAAAGTGGAGCACCAATTCTAGCAGAGTGTGGTGGCTTAATGTATTTATGTGAAGAGTTAGAGAATATAGAAGGAGACAGCTACGAACTTGTAGGTCTTGTTCCTGCCAAAATTCAAATGAAAGATAAACTTAAAGCCCTTGGATATAGGGAAGGGAAATCAAAGGTAAATAATTTCTTTTTAAATAAAGATGAGGCGGTAAGAGGGCATGAATTTCGTTATTCTGAGATGGTGGCGAAGGATGAAGAATCTTTTCCCTGGGCTTATGAATTAAGCGGTAGATTCGGGACAAGAAAGGAAGGATATTCAAAAGAAAATATCTTAGCAAGCTATTTGCACGTTCATTTGGGTTCTAACCCTGAAGCGGGCTTGAACTGGGTTGAAAGTATCAAAAAAAATTGA
- a CDS encoding DUF2179 domain-containing protein, protein MPLVILLINVTYVSLLTVRTMLTLKGQTYPAAAVSAFEVLMFVLGLGLVMDNLGEIQNLAAYAIGFALGIIVGAKIESKLALGYATVKVISKYYNCNFPQYLRKEGFGVTSWVAKGGAGKRLVMEVLTSRKDQHDLYNYVLAFDPNAFIISHEPQHFRGGFWLNNLKKYAKKHGKNFNYPEDNFPDIDEEVVEQIQEDSDYIDEEVVKNYNEGTAVSDVSEETVVSDCENKQN, encoded by the coding sequence ATGCCCTTAGTTATTTTATTAATTAATGTTACTTATGTTTCTTTATTAACAGTTCGTACAATGCTAACTCTAAAAGGACAAACTTACCCTGCAGCAGCAGTCAGTGCCTTTGAGGTTTTGATGTTTGTTCTTGGCTTAGGTCTTGTCATGGATAATCTTGGAGAGATTCAAAATTTAGCAGCTTATGCTATTGGTTTTGCTTTAGGTATAATAGTTGGAGCAAAAATAGAAAGTAAGCTTGCTCTAGGATATGCTACGGTCAAGGTGATAAGCAAATATTACAATTGTAACTTTCCTCAATACTTAAGAAAAGAAGGTTTTGGGGTTACCTCCTGGGTAGCAAAAGGAGGAGCCGGTAAGAGACTTGTCATGGAGGTACTTACATCTAGGAAGGATCAGCATGATTTATATAATTATGTATTAGCCTTTGATCCTAATGCATTTATTATATCTCACGAACCTCAACACTTTAGAGGTGGTTTTTGGCTTAATAATTTGAAAAAATATGCAAAAAAACACGGTAAAAACTTCAATTATCCAGAGGATAACTTCCCTGATATTGATGAGGAAGTAGTAGAGCAGATACAAGAGGATAGTGATTACATAGATGAAGAAGTGGTTAAAAATTATAATGAGGGAACTGCTGTCTCAGATGTATCAGAGGAAACTGTAGTGTCAGATTGTGAGAATAAACAGAATTAA
- a CDS encoding precorrin-8X methylmutase — protein MAAYENNLKPAEIEKESMKFIEKNVDLTNFAREELPIVKRIIHTTGDLEIGNDITFSKDAVDKGVEALKNGCSIITDVNMVKTGIDKKRLSNFGGDVLCKVNDPETHKISEDTGKTRSASAMYTFDDFLNNQIIAIGNAPTALFAVLDMFNKKNITPALIIGVPVGFIGAKESKEALLNENLSSITVQGFKGGSPIASAAVNALLRIASSKD, from the coding sequence ATGGCCGCATATGAAAATAATCTAAAGCCTGCAGAAATAGAAAAGGAAAGTATGAAATTTATCGAAAAAAACGTGGACCTAACAAACTTTGCAAGGGAAGAACTACCAATTGTAAAACGAATTATTCATACAACTGGTGATTTAGAAATAGGAAATGACATAACTTTTTCTAAAGATGCTGTTGATAAAGGTGTAGAAGCATTAAAAAATGGGTGCAGTATAATCACTGATGTAAACATGGTTAAGACCGGTATAGATAAAAAACGCCTTTCAAATTTTGGCGGGGATGTTTTGTGTAAGGTAAATGACCCTGAGACACATAAAATATCCGAAGACACAGGTAAGACCAGATCAGCTTCTGCAATGTATACCTTTGATGATTTTCTTAATAATCAAATTATAGCTATAGGAAATGCACCAACTGCACTGTTTGCAGTTTTAGATATGTTTAATAAAAAAAATATCACGCCAGCTTTAATTATCGGTGTCCCTGTAGGTTTTATTGGAGCTAAAGAGTCAAAAGAAGCTCTTCTAAATGAAAATCTATCTAGTATAACTGTACAAGGGTTCAAAGGCGGAAGCCCAATTGCTTCTGCCGCAGTTAATGCTCTCTTAAGAATCGCTTCTTCAAAAGATTAA
- a CDS encoding sirohydrochlorin chelatase, translating into MTKAQEKAIVLLGHGSKKEDANNILKDLAKMLEKESEHPIYSSFLQFTSPTLEDTIEEISKTEVNNITVVPVFLFPGIHLTKDIPKKIDELKEKYPSTSFQIADPIGADERLVPILKERAENSKN; encoded by the coding sequence ATGACAAAAGCTCAGGAAAAAGCAATAGTATTATTAGGACACGGGAGTAAAAAGGAAGATGCAAACAATATCTTAAAAGACCTTGCTAAAATGCTTGAAAAGGAAAGTGAACATCCAATTTATTCATCATTTTTACAGTTTACCTCTCCAACCCTTGAAGACACAATAGAAGAGATTTCGAAAACAGAAGTAAACAACATAACTGTGGTACCCGTTTTTTTATTTCCAGGTATACATCTTACAAAAGATATCCCCAAAAAAATTGATGAATTAAAAGAAAAATACCCTAGTACTTCATTTCAAATAGCTGACCCTATAGGTGCAGACGAACGTTTAGTTCCTATCTTAAAAGAAAGAGCCGAAAACTCTAAAAATTAA
- the cobK gene encoding precorrin-6A reductase, with protein MILIIGGTEDSIILGSFLEEKGYNIYISAATSYGKDLITKHGLKPFRSRLCGDKMHKILEDNNIKAVIDASHPYSINVTSNTKAACDKCDIPLIRFERPRTKLQGQKAKENISYVKDFDEAAKKAFSLGDRVLLTTGSNNLEPFVTIRNSLLTNKNYNKDEYTFQPKLYARILPEKDSIIKCQELGLTPDEIIAIKGPLNYNLNKAIIENYNISVIVTKDSGESGGTPEKIHAALDLDINIVIIDRPVYKDILTTHSKEEILDWISNIT; from the coding sequence ATGATCCTTATCATAGGAGGCACTGAAGATTCAATAATCTTAGGGAGTTTCCTAGAGGAAAAAGGATATAATATTTATATTAGCGCTGCCACTTCATACGGAAAAGACTTAATCACAAAACACGGCTTAAAGCCTTTCCGTTCAAGGCTTTGTGGCGACAAAATGCACAAAATCTTAGAAGATAACAACATTAAAGCTGTAATAGATGCAAGTCATCCATATTCAATAAACGTAACATCCAATACCAAAGCCGCCTGTGACAAATGCGATATTCCTTTAATACGCTTTGAAAGACCAAGGACAAAACTGCAAGGTCAAAAAGCAAAGGAAAATATATCCTACGTCAAAGATTTTGATGAAGCTGCGAAAAAGGCTTTTTCACTTGGTGACAGGGTGCTTTTGACAACTGGAAGTAATAACTTAGAACCATTCGTCACGATTAGAAACTCATTATTAACTAATAAAAACTATAATAAAGATGAATACACTTTCCAACCAAAATTATATGCCAGAATCTTGCCAGAAAAAGATAGTATTATAAAATGCCAAGAACTAGGACTTACTCCAGATGAAATAATTGCAATAAAAGGACCTTTAAATTATAACCTAAATAAAGCTATAATAGAAAATTATAATATATCAGTAATTGTTACCAAGGACAGCGGAGAGTCTGGTGGTACTCCAGAAAAAATTCATGCAGCACTAGACCTCGATATAAATATTGTTATAATAGACAGGCCAGTTTATAAAGATATTTTAACTACTCACTCAAAAGAAGAAATCTTAGATTGGATTTCAAACATTACTTAA
- the cobJ gene encoding precorrin-3B C(17)-methyltransferase has translation MAVVGLGPGGEHTLTIEAKNALQKAEIIIGYKTYIKLVKNFEFDTSDKKFLEFGMKKEIERAKKALNTASEGKKVAVVSSGDPGVYGMAGPILELSKHYNIDVEVIPGLTASNASASVLGAPLMHDYVTISLSDLLTPFDVIKNRVKKAAEGDFVITLYNPKSNQRQVQFQTIIELLLELKSHDTPVGIVKNCKRPNERAILTTLSQIPYDEVDMLSTVIIGNSQSYIELDKFITPRGYKI, from the coding sequence CTGGCCGTTGTGGGCCTTGGACCCGGAGGAGAGCACACACTAACCATAGAAGCAAAGAATGCACTACAAAAAGCTGAAATTATAATCGGTTACAAAACGTATATAAAACTGGTCAAGAATTTTGAATTTGATACTAGCGATAAGAAGTTTTTGGAGTTTGGGATGAAAAAAGAAATAGAAAGAGCCAAAAAAGCTCTTAACACTGCTTCTGAAGGAAAAAAAGTAGCTGTTGTCTCTAGTGGTGACCCTGGTGTTTATGGTATGGCAGGGCCTATTTTAGAGCTTAGTAAACATTACAATATAGATGTTGAGGTTATTCCAGGCCTTACCGCTTCAAACGCATCTGCATCTGTACTTGGAGCACCTCTCATGCATGACTATGTAACGATAAGTTTAAGTGATCTGTTAACACCCTTCGACGTTATAAAAAACAGGGTAAAAAAAGCAGCAGAAGGTGATTTTGTTATAACCCTTTACAACCCCAAAAGCAACCAAAGACAGGTCCAATTTCAAACTATTATTGAGTTATTATTAGAATTAAAAAGCCATGATACACCGGTTGGGATTGTCAAAAATTGCAAACGTCCTAATGAAAGAGCTATTTTGACTACTCTTAGCCAAATACCTTATGACGAAGTAGATATGCTCTCGACTGTAATAATAGGAAATTCTCAGAGTTATATAGAACTAGACAAATTTATAACTCCAAGGGGTTATAAAATATGA
- a CDS encoding cobalt-precorrin 5A hydrolase, which produces MNYRQLGPAIFAPGKQAFEIAKKIHNVFPKSSLFFSLDKALELAFKSYRQIIIVGAMGIAIRKVAPFLVDKYNDPAVVVVDTEGKFAISMISGHLGGANILTEKIARTLGATPVITTTSDLKGLLTPDYLASRWNLTPEYYNNNRKVLLDINSKIIKGEKIIWKIDSPFKEELEKESELYSDFTLETLLSEDIADYKNTDNTKENIPKNIPEVVLSDKINPAHPYTLCLRPKSVVAGIGCRKGSSFEEILEHLDNVLNKVNISSKSLRAIASVKQKRCEFGLIKAARYLNLPLFFYEPDELTDYQTEYTNSKFVNKIIGVGGVCEPAAKKAAQKKGTVIMKKTISKSRNVTTALARVPWPLWALDPEESTH; this is translated from the coding sequence ATGAATTATAGGCAGTTAGGACCCGCCATATTTGCCCCTGGCAAGCAGGCTTTTGAGATAGCAAAAAAGATTCATAATGTTTTTCCAAAATCAAGTTTATTTTTTTCTTTAGACAAAGCTTTAGAACTAGCTTTCAAAAGTTACCGTCAGATAATTATAGTAGGAGCAATGGGGATAGCTATTAGAAAAGTGGCACCCTTTTTAGTAGATAAGTATAATGATCCCGCAGTAGTTGTAGTTGATACAGAAGGAAAGTTTGCCATTAGTATGATATCCGGTCATCTTGGCGGTGCTAATATCCTAACAGAAAAAATCGCCAGAACCCTTGGAGCTACCCCTGTAATCACAACAACAAGTGATCTAAAAGGTTTATTGACACCTGATTATTTAGCAAGTAGATGGAATTTGACACCAGAATATTATAATAACAACAGAAAAGTGCTGTTAGATATAAATTCAAAGATAATAAAGGGCGAAAAAATAATTTGGAAGATTGATTCACCTTTCAAAGAAGAGCTAGAAAAAGAGTCAGAATTATATTCTGATTTTACATTAGAGACCCTTTTAAGTGAAGACATAGCAGATTATAAAAATACAGACAATACAAAAGAGAACATTCCTAAAAACATCCCTGAAGTAGTGCTCTCAGATAAAATAAACCCTGCACACCCATACACACTCTGCCTTAGACCAAAAAGTGTCGTAGCAGGGATAGGTTGTAGAAAAGGGAGCTCTTTTGAAGAGATCTTAGAACACCTAGATAATGTACTAAATAAGGTAAATATATCTAGCAAGTCACTTAGGGCAATCGCAAGTGTAAAACAAAAAAGATGCGAGTTTGGACTGATAAAAGCAGCACGCTATCTTAATCTACCTTTATTTTTTTATGAACCTGATGAGTTAACTGATTATCAAACAGAATATACAAATTCAAAATTTGTAAATAAAATAATAGGAGTTGGTGGAGTTTGCGAACCGGCAGCCAAAAAAGCAGCTCAGAAAAAAGGTACAGTAATCATGAAGAAAACGATATCCAAATCCAGGAATGTAACGACAGCTCTAGCAAGGGTTCCCTGGCCGTTGTGGGCCTTGGACCCGGAGGAGAGCACACACTAA
- the cobM gene encoding precorrin-4 C(11)-methyltransferase, giving the protein MQKENKDNRRYPVYFVGAGPGDPDLITKKGDKLLQNADLIVYTGSLINTELLNVKKDSCKTYDSANMTKDEVVELITEYVFDGKMVVRLHTGDPSLYGAIQEQQDALYEKDIETKVIPGISAFQGSAASLGRQLTLPDITQTVILTRVKGKTSHSNEEDLKDLAAHNATLCLYLSIQDVGKVVEELKEGGMTDATPTAVIYKATWPEEKIIKGTLSNIEEKVKEAKIEKTALIMVGEVLDADKNAYKDSKLYHPDFEHGYRNKTNN; this is encoded by the coding sequence TTGCAAAAAGAAAATAAAGACAATCGCAGATATCCGGTTTATTTTGTCGGTGCAGGTCCTGGAGATCCTGATTTAATCACCAAAAAAGGTGATAAACTCCTTCAAAATGCTGACCTTATAGTCTATACCGGCTCACTAATTAACACTGAGCTGTTAAATGTAAAAAAAGATAGCTGTAAAACTTATGACAGTGCCAATATGACAAAAGATGAAGTAGTTGAGCTTATTACTGAATATGTGTTTGATGGTAAAATGGTTGTCAGATTGCATACAGGCGACCCTTCCCTCTACGGAGCAATCCAGGAACAGCAAGATGCTCTGTATGAAAAAGATATAGAAACTAAAGTAATACCAGGCATAAGCGCCTTTCAGGGAAGTGCAGCAAGTCTAGGACGTCAGCTTACACTACCCGATATAACCCAGACTGTGATTTTGACAAGGGTCAAAGGGAAAACTTCACATTCTAATGAAGAAGACCTAAAAGATTTGGCCGCTCACAATGCAACACTATGCTTATACTTAAGTATACAAGATGTTGGCAAGGTAGTTGAAGAGCTAAAAGAAGGCGGCATGACAGACGCTACCCCTACTGCAGTAATATATAAAGCCACCTGGCCAGAAGAAAAAATTATTAAGGGAACTTTGAGTAACATTGAAGAAAAAGTTAAAGAAGCTAAAATAGAAAAAACCGCTTTAATTATGGTAGGAGAAGTATTAGACGCAGATAAAAACGCTTATAAGGATTCAAAACTATATCATCCAGATTTTGAACACGGTTACAGAAATAAAACTAATAATTGA